The proteins below come from a single Blattabacterium cuenoti genomic window:
- a CDS encoding redox-regulated ATPase YchF: MKCGIIGLPNVGKSTFFNIISNSKVLSKNFPFCTINPNHGVIKVADDRLLELNKFIKSNKIIPSEIKIVDIAGLIKGSHKGDGLGNKFLSHIRETDAIIHMIRFFNDMNILHVEGDINPIRDKEIIDMELQLKDLSTIEKKIDKISNDLSSKKKNNEFIFLKKILIFLKKGKNIRMYPFKNDERKYIKNLQLLTEKPVLYICNTNDDLNIIQNKPTVKLLQNIVKMENSNILFFSLKKRINFNYLFKNILFLLNLKTFFTVGKKEIRAWNIPKSYTTYEASSIIHTDFKKGFIKAEIIRYDHFIKYQSEEKLKKLGKIFLAGKNYLIKDGDIIYFRFSSHKKNL, encoded by the coding sequence ATGAAATGTGGAATTATAGGTCTTCCTAACGTTGGAAAATCAACATTTTTTAATATTATATCAAATTCCAAAGTATTATCAAAAAATTTTCCATTTTGTACTATTAATCCGAATCATGGAGTTATAAAAGTAGCAGATGATAGATTATTAGAATTAAATAAATTTATAAAATCTAATAAAATAATTCCATCTGAAATAAAAATAGTAGATATAGCTGGTCTAATCAAAGGATCTCATAAAGGAGATGGATTAGGTAATAAATTTCTATCTCATATTCGAGAAACAGATGCTATTATTCATATGATACGTTTTTTTAATGATATGAATATTCTTCATGTAGAAGGAGATATTAATCCTATTAGGGATAAAGAAATTATTGATATGGAATTACAATTAAAAGATTTATCTACTATAGAAAAAAAAATAGATAAGATTTCTAATGATTTATCTTCTAAAAAAAAAAACAATGAATTTATTTTTTTAAAAAAAATATTAATCTTTTTAAAAAAAGGAAAAAATATTAGAATGTATCCGTTTAAAAATGATGAAAGAAAATATATAAAAAATTTACAATTACTTACGGAAAAACCTGTTTTATATATTTGTAATACAAATGATGATTTAAATATTATTCAAAATAAACCTACTGTAAAATTATTACAAAATATAGTAAAAATGGAAAATTCTAATATTTTATTTTTTTCTTTAAAAAAAAGAATAAATTTTAACTATTTATTTAAAAACATTCTTTTTTTACTTAATTTAAAAACATTTTTTACAGTAGGAAAAAAAGAAATTCGTGCTTGGAATATTCCTAAATCATATACTACATATGAAGCTTCTTCAATTATTCATACTGATTTTAAAAAAGGTTTTATAAAAGCAGAAATTATTCGTTATGATCATTTTATTAAATATCAATCAGAAGAAAAATTAAAAAAATTAGGAAAAATTTTTTTAGCAGGAAAAAATTATCTTATCAAAGATGGTGATATTATTTATTTTCGATTTAGTTCTCATAAAAAAAATCTTTAA
- a CDS encoding zinc-binding metallopeptidase family protein, with protein sequence MKNILDKNSIKFLEKYLNSFSPVGEEMEGQKIWIDYISKYAEKISTDLYGSAVAIINPNAPKKLVIESHVDEISWCVNYITENGIIYVSRNGGIDHQIVLSKKVMIHTTKGKIPGVFGWPAIHTRKTYDEKSPNIENIFIDIGVSSKKEVLELGIHVGCMISYADEFFIMNKKYFVSKSLDNKIGGFIMAEVTKMIVNNKIDLQYGLYTINSVQEEIGLKGAKMIANTIKPNIAIITDVTHDTSTPMISKKIEGDIKCGLGPVISYAPSIRKNIRELIIDTAIKNNIKFQRLVSKYSTGTDTDAFAYSNKGILSALISIPLKYMHTTVEMVNMSDVKKSILLIYETLQEINYRFKDFFYEN encoded by the coding sequence ATGAAAAATATATTAGATAAAAATTCTATTAAATTTCTTGAAAAATATTTAAATAGTTTTTCTCCAGTAGGAGAAGAAATGGAGGGACAAAAAATATGGATTGATTATATTAGTAAATATGCAGAAAAAATATCCACAGATTTATATGGATCTGCTGTAGCTATAATTAATCCTAATGCTCCTAAAAAATTAGTAATTGAATCTCATGTTGATGAAATATCATGGTGTGTAAATTATATAACAGAAAATGGAATAATATATGTTTCTCGTAATGGAGGAATTGATCATCAAATTGTTTTATCTAAAAAAGTTATGATTCATACTACTAAAGGAAAAATTCCGGGTGTTTTTGGTTGGCCTGCTATTCATACAAGAAAAACTTATGATGAAAAAAGTCCTAATATAGAAAATATATTCATAGATATTGGAGTATCCAGTAAAAAAGAAGTATTAGAATTAGGAATTCACGTAGGATGTATGATTTCATATGCGGATGAATTTTTTATTATGAATAAAAAATATTTTGTTTCTAAATCATTAGATAATAAAATAGGAGGATTTATAATGGCAGAAGTAACAAAAATGATAGTTAATAATAAAATTGATTTACAATATGGTTTATATACTATTAATTCAGTTCAAGAAGAAATTGGACTTAAAGGTGCAAAAATGATTGCTAATACAATAAAACCTAATATAGCTATTATTACAGATGTAACTCATGATACCTCTACTCCTATGATTAGTAAAAAAATAGAAGGTGATATAAAATGCGGACTAGGACCAGTCATCTCATATGCTCCATCAATAAGAAAAAATATTAGAGAACTTATTATAGATACAGCTATTAAGAATAATATTAAATTTCAAAGATTGGTATCTAAATATAGTACTGGAACAGATACAGATGCTTTTGCATATTCCAATAAAGGAATTTTATCGGCTTTAATATCTATTCCACTGAAATATATGCATACTACAGTAGAAATGGTTAATATGTCTGATGTAAAAAAATCTATATTATTAATATATGAAACTTTACAAGAAATTAATTATCGATTTAAAGATTTTTTTTATGAGAACTAA
- the dapF gene encoding diaminopimelate epimerase, with the protein MLLNFFKFHGTGNDFIIINCMNERYNFSKNSFILKTLCNRNIGIGADGIIFIHKNYNCDFYMEYYNSNGKESTMCGNGGRCAIAFSKKIGNSKSNEIFFKSIDGYHKGIVDNYKNDIISLQLTSLKRNNIKKYSESDMFLNTGSPHHIVFVNNLKNLDVYNQGRYIRHHKIYMMNNGVNVNFVKINHNILQVRTYERGVENETLSCGTGVVASVIASFETNRIKNNKNIEVSTLGGILWVSFIRTENMYHNIYLTGPVKLVFKGLYYL; encoded by the coding sequence ATGTTATTAAACTTCTTTAAATTTCATGGTACGGGAAATGATTTTATTATTATAAATTGTATGAATGAAAGATATAATTTTAGTAAAAATTCTTTTATTTTAAAAACATTGTGTAATAGAAATATTGGAATTGGTGCAGATGGAATTATTTTTATTCATAAAAATTATAATTGTGATTTTTATATGGAATATTATAATTCTAATGGAAAAGAAAGTACCATGTGTGGAAATGGAGGAAGATGTGCAATAGCTTTTTCAAAAAAAATTGGAAATTCTAAAAGCAATGAGATTTTTTTTAAATCTATTGATGGTTATCATAAAGGAATAGTAGATAATTATAAAAATGATATAATTTCATTACAATTAACTTCTTTAAAAAGAAATAATATAAAAAAATATTCAGAAAGTGATATGTTCTTAAACACAGGATCACCTCATCATATTGTTTTTGTAAATAATTTAAAAAATTTGGATGTTTATAATCAAGGTAGATATATTAGACATCATAAAATCTATATGATGAATAATGGAGTAAATGTAAATTTTGTTAAAATTAATCATAATATTTTACAAGTTCGTACTTATGAAAGAGGTGTAGAAAATGAAACTTTATCTTGTGGAACTGGGGTAGTTGCATCTGTCATTGCATCATTTGAAACAAACAGAATAAAAAATAATAAGAATATAGAAGTCAGTACTTTAGGAGGTATATTATGGGTTTCTTTTATAAGAACAGAAAATATGTATCATAATATATATTTAACAGGTCCGGTAAAACTTGTTTTCAAAGGTTTATATTATTTATAA
- a CDS encoding S1C family serine protease encodes MNIKKIIFYILISSFISSIVSITIYKKYIEKNLKFFSYISPFTHKDYNTKYDSSNKELVFSHSFYNSQVSNDFTKSVEKALPTVVSIRGIFKKYYKKNNISFFDFFFKRQKYNLNSKDENNYLQYKFIYPEFHGSGVIISSDGYIVTNNHVIKNANLIEITLNDQRSYIAKLIGTDPSSDIALLKINEKKLPFIIFHDSDKVKVGESVLAIGNPFDLNFTVTAGIISAKNRNLGILKGDNPLAMESFFQIDAIINPGNSGGPLVNVFGNLIGINTAISSFTGNFSGYGFALPSNLVKKVVKDIRQYGIVKRAFLGIKGLDPSNIGLYNKYYNNIIIPQNGLIVKEVFTNSSAYYAGIKKGDIIKNINNKSIKNISDIALIIGMKHPGDKIKIIVLRNGIKKIFYVILNDFQHKK; translated from the coding sequence ATGAATATAAAGAAAATAATTTTTTATATTTTAATAAGTAGTTTTATAAGTTCTATAGTAAGTATTACTATATATAAAAAATATATCGAAAAAAATTTAAAATTTTTTTCATACATTTCACCTTTTACACATAAAGATTATAATACAAAATATGATTCTTCTAATAAAGAATTAGTATTTTCTCATTCATTTTATAATAGTCAAGTTTCTAATGATTTTACAAAATCAGTAGAAAAGGCTCTACCTACAGTAGTTAGTATTAGGGGAATATTTAAAAAATATTATAAAAAAAATAACATTAGTTTCTTTGATTTCTTTTTTAAAAGACAAAAATATAATTTAAATAGCAAAGACGAAAATAATTATTTACAATATAAATTTATTTATCCAGAATTTCATGGATCTGGAGTAATTATATCTTCTGATGGTTATATTGTCACTAATAATCATGTAATAAAAAATGCTAATTTAATTGAAATAACTCTTAATGATCAAAGATCTTATATAGCTAAATTAATAGGAACTGATCCAAGTAGCGACATAGCTTTATTAAAAATTAATGAAAAAAAGTTACCATTTATTATTTTTCATGATTCTGATAAAGTTAAGGTAGGTGAATCGGTTTTAGCAATCGGAAATCCTTTTGATTTAAATTTTACTGTTACAGCTGGAATTATTAGTGCTAAAAATAGAAATTTAGGAATTTTAAAAGGTGACAATCCATTGGCTATGGAATCATTTTTTCAAATAGATGCTATTATAAATCCTGGAAATAGTGGTGGCCCGTTAGTCAATGTATTTGGAAATTTAATTGGAATTAATACTGCTATATCTTCTTTTACAGGAAATTTTTCAGGATATGGCTTTGCATTACCTTCTAATTTAGTGAAGAAAGTAGTTAAAGATATCAGACAGTATGGAATAGTTAAAAGAGCTTTTTTAGGAATAAAGGGATTAGATCCATCTAATATAGGATTATATAATAAATATTATAATAATATTATAATACCACAAAATGGACTCATAGTAAAGGAAGTGTTCACTAATAGTAGTGCATATTATGCAGGTATTAAAAAAGGAGATATAATAAAAAATATAAATAATAAATCAATAAAAAATATATCGGATATTGCATTAATTATTGGAATGAAACATCCCGGAGATAAAATAAAAATTATTGTATTAAGAAATGGAATAAAAAAAATATTTTATGTTATTTTAAATGATTTTCAACATAAAAAATAA
- the rsmH gene encoding 16S rRNA (cytosine(1402)-N(4))-methyltransferase RsmH: protein MNLSKEYYKHKSVLLEESVRNLITNKNGIYIDATFGLGGHSYEILKRISKKAKLISLDQDKESIKKNLIKDKRLHLFHSNFIYIQDILNKKLFIEKVSGILADLGISYFQINNPKRGFSHKLNCILDMRMDQEKKYSAKNVINESSYEKLSYIFKEYGDFNNTKKMVGRILEKRIIKNISTSSDLLKIFFIRGSFKERKRFFSRLFQSIRIEVNDEINKLKNFLYQSSDIIEPGGRIAIISYHSIEDRIVKNFFKNGIIFSERKPDKIPFKMIHKKVIKPTYIEVKKNPRSRSAKLRIAEKL, encoded by the coding sequence ATGAATCTTAGCAAAGAATATTATAAACATAAATCAGTATTATTAGAAGAAAGCGTTAGAAATCTTATTACAAATAAAAATGGCATATATATAGATGCTACATTTGGATTAGGTGGGCATTCTTATGAAATTTTAAAAAGAATAAGTAAAAAAGCTAAGTTGATATCTCTTGATCAAGATAAAGAATCCATAAAGAAAAATTTAATTAAAGATAAACGTTTACACTTATTTCATAGTAATTTTATCTATATTCAGGATATTTTAAATAAAAAATTATTTATAGAAAAAGTATCAGGAATTTTAGCAGATTTAGGAATCTCTTATTTTCAAATAAACAATCCTAAAAGAGGTTTCTCTCATAAATTAAATTGCATTTTAGATATGAGAATGGATCAGGAAAAAAAATATTCTGCTAAAAATGTAATTAATGAATCTTCATATGAAAAATTATCTTATATATTCAAAGAATATGGAGACTTTAATAATACAAAAAAAATGGTAGGAAGAATATTAGAGAAACGTATTATTAAAAATATTTCTACAAGTTCAGATTTATTAAAAATTTTCTTCATTAGAGGTTCTTTTAAAGAAAGGAAAAGATTTTTTTCAAGATTATTTCAATCTATACGTATAGAAGTAAATGATGAAATAAACAAATTAAAAAATTTTCTATATCAATCTTCTGATATTATAGAACCAGGAGGAAGAATCGCGATTATTTCATATCATTCTATTGAAGATAGAATAGTTAAAAATTTTTTTAAAAATGGAATTATTTTTTCCGAAAGAAAACCTGATAAAATTCCATTTAAAATGATTCATAAAAAAGTTATTAAACCCACTTATATAGAAGTAAAAAAAAATCCAAGATCCAGAAGTGCAAAATTAAGAATTGCAGAAAAATTATAA
- a CDS encoding FtsL-like putative cell division protein has product MKKIIINILKGKFLIGKNAYNTWIFIIFMTILSLISITSSHIMEYNIRKIKKLNKEIKELKSNNKSVINLQNLN; this is encoded by the coding sequence ATGAAAAAAATTATAATAAATATTTTAAAAGGAAAATTCCTAATAGGAAAAAATGCTTATAATACTTGGATATTCATCATTTTTATGACAATATTGTCATTAATTAGTATTACTAGTTCACATATTATGGAATATAACATTAGAAAAATAAAAAAATTAAATAAAGAAATAAAAGAATTAAAATCTAATAATAAAAGTGTAATAAATTTGCAAAATTTAAATTAA
- a CDS encoding UDP-N-acetylmuramoyl-L-alanyl-D-glutamate--2,6-diaminopimelate ligase: MVKTLKEVLKNVNILKIIGDNNLFKKVNGIFINSKLIDNNSIFIAKKGKKIDGHSFIQEAIQKGGDTIICETIPNYICKNITYIIVLNSVKALGYIAANFYDNPSKKIQLIGITGTNGKTSTAMILHKVFLEMGEKNILISTIGIRILYDKYPVKNTTPDIIDINKYLNLSLKKGCKYAFMEVSSHGIDQKRIFGLLFKGGIFTNITHDHLDYHKSFCNYLSIKKQFFDELPNNSFSLINIDDKNYSKIIKDTSSKIYFYGLKKKSDFKIKVLKKSINGSLLKIDKEKIYINLIGKFNIYNILASYATSILLGINKKKILKKLSKINPIIGRFEHFTSRSGVHIIVDYAHNPNGLKNIFDSINDVFYNNKIQRKLICVIGCGGNRDIEKRPIMGKMVYETCDISIFTSDNPRNEDPNNILMDMKNFLSHIKNDPILTFIDRKKAIQYAIKIAKKNDIIVIVGKGHENYQEIKGKFYPFNDMDIAKSNFF; the protein is encoded by the coding sequence ATGGTAAAAACATTAAAAGAAGTTTTAAAAAATGTAAATATATTAAAAATTATAGGAGATAATAATTTATTTAAAAAAGTTAATGGAATTTTTATTAATTCTAAATTGATAGATAATAATTCAATATTTATAGCAAAAAAAGGAAAAAAAATAGATGGACATTCTTTTATTCAAGAAGCAATACAAAAAGGAGGAGATACTATTATTTGTGAAACGATTCCTAATTATATTTGTAAAAATATTACTTATATTATTGTTTTAAATTCAGTCAAAGCTTTAGGATATATAGCTGCTAATTTTTATGATAATCCTTCAAAAAAAATCCAATTAATAGGAATTACAGGTACAAATGGAAAAACTTCCACTGCTATGATACTTCATAAAGTATTTTTGGAAATGGGAGAAAAAAATATTCTTATATCTACTATAGGAATTAGAATATTATATGATAAATATCCAGTTAAAAATACAACTCCAGATATTATTGATATTAATAAATATTTAAATTTATCCCTTAAAAAAGGATGTAAATATGCTTTTATGGAAGTTAGTTCACATGGGATTGATCAAAAAAGAATTTTTGGATTATTATTTAAAGGGGGGATATTTACTAATATAACTCATGATCATTTAGATTATCATAAATCTTTCTGTAATTATTTATCTATAAAAAAGCAATTTTTTGATGAATTACCAAATAATTCTTTTTCCTTAATTAATATAGACGATAAAAACTATTCAAAAATAATAAAGGATACTTCGTCTAAAATTTATTTTTATGGATTGAAAAAAAAATCAGATTTTAAAATAAAAGTTTTAAAAAAATCTATTAATGGTAGTTTATTAAAAATTGATAAAGAAAAAATATATATAAATTTGATCGGAAAATTTAATATTTATAATATATTAGCTAGCTATGCTACATCTATTTTATTAGGAATAAATAAAAAAAAAATTTTAAAAAAGTTGAGTAAAATTAATCCTATTATAGGACGTTTTGAACATTTTACTTCTAGATCTGGAGTACATATAATTGTAGATTATGCACATAATCCAAATGGATTAAAAAATATTTTTGATTCTATCAATGATGTTTTTTATAATAATAAAATTCAAAGAAAATTAATTTGTGTAATAGGTTGTGGAGGTAATAGAGATATAGAAAAAAGGCCGATAATGGGGAAAATGGTATATGAAACTTGTGATATATCTATTTTTACTTCTGATAATCCTAGAAATGAGGATCCTAATAATATATTAATGGATATGAAAAATTTTTTATCACACATAAAAAATGATCCTATTCTAACTTTTATTGATCGAAAAAAAGCAATACAATATGCAATAAAAATTGCAAAAAAAAATGATATCATTGTAATAGTTGGAAAAGGACATGAAAATTATCAAGAAATAAAAGGAAAATTTTATCCTTTCAATGATATGGATATTGCAAAATCAAATTTTTTTTAA